In one Musa acuminata AAA Group cultivar baxijiao unplaced genomic scaffold, Cavendish_Baxijiao_AAA HiC_scaffold_183, whole genome shotgun sequence genomic region, the following are encoded:
- the LOC135656612 gene encoding ATP synthase subunit a, chloroplastic has product MNVIPCSIKTLKGLYDISGVEVGQHFYWQIGGLQVHAQVLITSWVVIAILLGSVILAVRNPQTIPTGGQNFFEYVLEFIRDLSKTQIGEEYGPWVPFIGTMFLFIFVSNWSGALLPWKIIQLPHGELAAPTNDINTTVALALLTSVAYFYAGLSKKGLGYFGKYIQPTPILLPINILEDFTKPLSLSFRLFGNILADELVVVVLVSLVPSVVPIPVMFLGLFTSGIQALIFATLAAAYIGESMEGHH; this is encoded by the coding sequence atgaatgttataccatgttccattaaaacactcaaggggttatacgatatatcgggtgtagaagtaggccaacatttctattggcaaataggaggtttacaagtccatgcccaagtacttatcacttcttgggtagtaattgctatcttattaggttcggtgatcctagctgttcggaatccacaaaccattccgaccggcggtcagaatttcttcgaatatgtccttgaatttattcgagacttgagcaaaacccagattggagaagaatatggtccttgggttccctttattggaactatgttcctatttatttttgtttctaactGGTCAGGTGCTCTTTTACCTTGGAAAATTATACAGTTACCTCATGGGGAGTTAGCTGCGCCCACGAATGATATAAATACTACTGTTGCTTTAGCTTTACTCACGTCAGTCGCATATTTTTATGCGGGTCTTAGCAAAAAAGGATTGGGTTATTTTGGGAAATACATTCAACCAACTCCAATACTTTTACCAATTAACATCCTAGAAGATTTCACAAAACCCTTATCTCTTAGTTTTCGACTTTTCGGGAATATATTGGCTGATGAATTAGTAGTTGTCGTTCTTGTTTCTTTAGTCCCTTCAGTAGTTCCTATACCTGTCATGTTTCTTGGATTATTTACAAGTGGTATTCAAGCTCTTATTTTTGCAACGTTAGCTGCGGCTTATATAGGTGAATCCATGGAGGGTCATCATTGA